One Methylocaldum marinum DNA window includes the following coding sequences:
- the tnpA gene encoding IS200/IS605 family transposase has translation MNNDNDIRHGRQCVFKMHVHLVFVAKYRRRVFDGDAINRLRTIFAKVCADFEAQLIEMDGEDDHVHLLVEYPPKVAVSNLVNSLKGVSSRLLRKERPDIQKRYWKGVLWSPSYFASSCGGAPISIVRQYIEQQQTPH, from the coding sequence ATGAACAATGACAACGATATAAGGCATGGACGGCAATGCGTTTTCAAAATGCACGTCCACTTGGTCTTTGTGGCGAAGTATCGCCGCAGGGTATTCGATGGCGACGCCATCAACCGGCTGCGCACGATCTTCGCCAAGGTCTGCGCCGACTTCGAGGCGCAACTGATCGAGATGGACGGCGAGGACGATCACGTTCACCTGCTTGTGGAATACCCGCCCAAGGTGGCTGTCTCCAATCTCGTGAACAGCCTCAAAGGCGTCTCCAGTCGCCTGCTGCGGAAGGAACGGCCCGACATCCAGAAGCGCTACTGGAAAGGCGTGCTGTGGTCGCCGTCCTATTTCGCTTCAAGCTGCGGCGGCGCGCCGATTTCCATCGTGCGCCAGTACATCGAGCAGCAGCAAACCCCACACTGA
- a CDS encoding RNA-guided endonuclease InsQ/TnpB family protein yields MRMQRLKAFTFELRPTGEQQRRMRRFAGSCRFVYNKALALQKERYERGEKKLGYAGLCKLLTEWRNSDETAWLADAPVHPLQQTLKDLERAYSNFFAKRADFPRFKKKGQRDSFRYPDPKQIKLDQGNSRIFLPKLGRLRYRNSRDVLGTVKNVTVSLSGGKWFVSIQTEREVEQPIPQGGAVGIDMGLARFATLSDGTFYAPLNSFKRHETRLRKAQQALSRKVKFSNNRKKAKARVQRIHSRIGNARRDFLHKTSTAISQNHAMVCIEDLQVRNMSRSAAGTTEQPGRNVRAKSGLNKSILDQGRFEFRRQLDYKLAWQGGWLVAVPPQNTSRTCPCCGHVSADNRQTQARFACVECGFEENAEVVGAINVLRAGHARFACEVSDAVGSPAAGTHRSDSGAAQCRP; encoded by the coding sequence ATGCGCATGCAACGCCTCAAAGCCTTCACATTCGAACTACGCCCGACCGGCGAGCAGCAGCGCCGGATGCGCCGCTTCGCCGGCTCGTGCCGGTTCGTCTACAACAAGGCGCTGGCGTTGCAGAAAGAGCGCTACGAGCGCGGAGAGAAGAAGCTGGGCTACGCCGGGCTATGCAAGCTGCTCACCGAGTGGCGCAACAGCGATGAAACGGCGTGGTTGGCGGATGCGCCAGTGCATCCGCTGCAACAGACTCTCAAGGATTTGGAGCGGGCCTACAGCAACTTCTTCGCCAAGCGGGCCGACTTTCCACGTTTCAAGAAGAAAGGCCAGCGCGACAGCTTCCGCTACCCCGACCCGAAACAGATCAAGCTCGATCAGGGCAACAGTCGCATCTTCCTGCCCAAGCTCGGCCGGCTGCGCTATCGCAATAGCCGGGATGTGCTGGGTACGGTGAAGAACGTCACCGTCAGCCTGTCGGGCGGTAAGTGGTTCGTGTCGATCCAGACCGAGCGCGAGGTCGAGCAGCCCATCCCGCAGGGTGGCGCGGTCGGCATCGACATGGGGCTGGCCCGGTTCGCCACGCTCTCGGATGGCACGTTCTACGCGCCGCTCAACAGCTTCAAGCGGCATGAGACACGCTTGCGCAAGGCACAGCAAGCCCTCTCCCGCAAAGTGAAGTTCAGCAACAACCGGAAGAAGGCGAAAGCCCGCGTCCAGCGCATTCATTCCCGCATCGGCAACGCCCGCCGCGACTTCCTGCACAAGACCTCGACCGCGATCAGCCAAAACCACGCGATGGTGTGTATCGAGGATTTGCAGGTACGGAACATGTCCAGGTCAGCGGCAGGTACTACCGAACAACCGGGACGAAACGTTCGGGCCAAGTCCGGCCTGAACAAGTCCATCCTCGATCAAGGCCGGTTCGAGTTCCGCCGCCAACTGGATTACAAGCTGGCGTGGCAAGGCGGCTGGCTAGTTGCAGTGCCGCCACAGAACACGAGCCGTACCTGTCCGTGCTGCGGCCATGTGTCTGCCGACAACCGGCAGACGCAAGCCCGATTTGCGTGTGTGGAATGTGGCTTCGAGGAAAACGCCGAGGTGGTCGGCGCGATCAATGTGCTAAGGGCGGGACACGCCCGGTTCGCCTGTGAAGTGAGCGATGCAGTAGGGTCGCCAGCAGCAGGAACCCACCGAAGCGACTCAGGGGCGGCTCAATGCCGCCCCTGA
- the tnpA gene encoding IS200/IS605 family transposase: MREWQSQSHVKWYCKYHVAFVPKYRRRAIYGTLRRRIGGIFRELCRQVGIELVEGHAMPDHIHLCLSIPPKFSVAYTVGFLKGKSAVRIHREFLGQKRNFTGLHFWAKGYCVSTVGLDEQVIRAYIRHQEAEERRIEQLHIQGL; encoded by the coding sequence ATGCGAGAATGGCAGAGCCAATCGCACGTCAAATGGTACTGCAAGTACCATGTTGCGTTTGTGCCCAAATACCGGCGCCGGGCAATCTATGGAACGTTGCGGCGACGGATCGGGGGGATTTTCCGCGAGTTGTGCCGCCAAGTGGGCATCGAGTTGGTGGAAGGGCACGCGATGCCGGATCACATTCATCTGTGCTTGAGTATTCCGCCGAAGTTCAGCGTGGCCTATACGGTGGGCTTTCTGAAAGGGAAATCCGCGGTCCGTATCCATCGGGAATTCTTGGGACAGAAGCGAAACTTCACGGGGCTACATTTCTGGGCCAAGGGGTATTGCGTCAGCACTGTGGGATTGGATGAGCAAGTGATTCGAGCCTATATCCGTCATCAGGAAGCTGAGGAGAGGCGCATCGAGCAACTGCATATCCAGGGTCTTTAG